One region of Colius striatus isolate bColStr4 chromosome 26, bColStr4.1.hap1, whole genome shotgun sequence genomic DNA includes:
- the FIGNL2 gene encoding fidgetin-like protein 2: MHWSPEHAQSLNQWPEQHLDVSSTTSSPAHKSELYPSTRQRFNYAWANDDISALTASNLLKRYAEKYSGVLEAPYERPALGGYGDGAFGPVNGQKGDAEPWPAAHGSDGAYPLTPIHDGLPGAKAVVPPSVPPSGGAIGLGGSPVVSANLGDPIYAGNSCGGAAGGSGGLGSAQEYPSGYGGTYLPSGYCTQPAAALPPPHPPTLHGSGLLQPPHPSPALVPGYGSSGPMYNYAAGSYPPQPGYGTIHPPHPSASYLPSGIAAPTPIPAPPPAARPPGVPAYGYQGAGLAPLAVPPIGTEAAGALKRKAFDISGGEDDGEGRYRKYSYEQPKSPYAVSDNGECRGNGFGGSAESPQVTFKAGKRAAGAGSAEEHAGKYGGTPMKSVVSPPYGTGDAPLRPAEPFEKFSPPLANGERGAETGPHFPLRLPPKAPVFGSAPVEEQPKNVDPLVLELVNTKIVERGPPVQWTDIAGQVSVKAAVEEELVWPILRPGAYTGANRPPRTILLFGPRGTGKTLLSRCISTQLGSTLLKLSGTTLLSTWKAEAEKILQTVFFVASCRQPAVVLITEAESLLGARAGEDGGQVSNLKSQLLSYLDNVATSSEQNVVVIGTTSRPGSMDEASHRRFAKRFYISPPDSMARRQILHHALAQQSCCLSEREMGSLVQHTESFSGSELIQLCQHAGATTTLHALPGQIQPTSYQDLEKAFCKVRPAASQKELDLFLEWDKMYGTRH, encoded by the coding sequence ATGCACTGGTCACCAGAGCATGCCCAGTCCCTCAACCAGTGGCCGGAGCAGCACCTCGACGtctcctccaccacctcctcGCCAGCCCACAAGTCCGAGCTCTACCCCAGCACCCGCCAGCGCTTCAACTACGCCTGGGCCAACGACGACATCTCGGCCCTCACGGCCTCCAACCTCCTCAAGAGGTACGCCGAGAAGTACTCGGGGGTGCTGGAGGCGCCCTACGAGCGCCCGGCGCTCGGCGGCTACGGGGATGGAGCCTTCGGGCCGGTTAACGGGCAGAAGGGAGACGCGGAGCCCTGGCCGGCGGCTCACGGCTCGGACGGCGCCTACCCCCTGACCCCCATCCACGATGGCCTCCCCGGGGCCAAGGCGGTGGTGCCCCCGTCCGTCCCCCCCAGCGGCGGGGCCATCGGCCTCGGCGGCTCCCCGGTGGTGTCGGCCAACCTCGGCGACCCCATCTACGCCGGCAACTCCTGCGGAGGGGCCGCGGGCGGCTCTGGTGGGCTGGGCTCGGCTCAGGAGTACCCCTCAGGCTACGGTGGCACCTATTTGCCCTCCGGCTACTGCACCCAACCGGCGGCGGCGCTCCCCCCTCCTCATCCCCCCACCCTCCACGGCTcggggctcctgcagccccctcacCCCTCGCCCGCCCTGGTGCCGGGCTACGGCTCCTCGGGCCCCATGTACAACTACGCCGCGGGCAGTTACCCGCCGCAGCCGGGCTACGGCACCATCCACCCGCCCCATCCCTCCGCCTCCTACCTGCCCTCCGGCATCGCGGCGCCCACCCCCatcccggccccgccgcccgccgcccgcccccccggGGTCCCCGCTTACGGCTACCAGGGAGCCGGTTTGGCCCCCTTGGCCGTGCCGCCCATCGGCACCGAGGCGGCGGGGGCGCTGAAGAGGAAAGCTTTCGACATCTCTGGCGGGGAGGACGACGGGGAGGGCAGGTACAGGAAATACAGCTACGAGCAGCCAAAGTCCCCCTACGCCGTGTCGGACAACGGCGAGTGCCGGGGCAACGGCTTCGGCGGCAGCGCCGAGTCCCCCCAGGTGACCTTCAAGGCCGGGAAGAGGGCGGCTGGAGCCGGGAGCGCCGAGGAGCACGCGGGCAAGTACGGCGGGACGCCGATGAAGAGCGTGGTCTCGCCTCCCTACGGCACCGGCGACGCTCCCCTGCGCCCGGCCGAGCCCTTCGAGAAGTTCAGCCCACCCCTGGCTAACGGGGAGCGGGGGGCCGAGACGGGACCCCACTTCCCACTGCGCCTGCCCCCCAAAGCGCCGGTTTTCGGCAGCGCGCCGGTGGAGGAGCAACCCAAGAACGTCGACCCGCTGGTGTTGGAGCTGGTGAACACCAAGATCGTGGAGAGGGGGCCTCCCGTGCAGTGGACGGACATCGCCGGGCAGGTCTCAGTGAAGGCGGCCGTCGAGGAGGAGCTGGTGTGGCCCATCCTGCGTCCCGGCGCCTACACCGGGGCCAACCGGCCGCCACGAACCATCCTGCTCTTCGGCCCCCGCGGCACGGGGAAGACGCTGCTGAGCCGCTGCATCTCCACCCAGCTGGGCTCCACCTTGCTGAAGCTCAGCGGGACGACCCTGCTCTCCACCTGGAAAGCCGAAGCCGAGAAGATCCTGCAGACCGTCTTCTTCGTGGCCAGCTGCCGGCAGCCCGCCGTGGTCCTCATCACCGAGGCCGAGTCCTTGCTGGGGGCTCGGGCTGGAGAGGACGGCGGCCAAGTGAGCAACCTCAAGTCCCAACTCCTCTCCTACCTGGACAACGTGGCTACCTCATCGGAGCAGAACGTGGTGGTCATCGGCACCACGTCTCGTCCCGGCAGCATGGACGAAGCTTCTCACCGGCGCTTCGCCAAGCGGTTCTACATCTCCCCTCCGGACAGCATGGCGCGGCGCCAGATCCTCCACCATGCCCTggcccagcagagctgctgcctgagcgAGCGGGAGATGGGTTCCCTGGTGCAGCACACCGAGAGCTTCTCGGGCAGCGAGCTCATCCAGCTCTGCCAACACGCCGGGGCCACCACCACGCTGCACGCTTTGCCGGGTCAAATCCAACCCACCTCTTACCAGGACCTGGAGAAAGCCTTCTGCAAGGTCCgtcctgctgcctcccagaAGGAGCTGGACTTGTTCCTGGAGTGGGATAAGATGTACGGCACGAGGCACTGA